A section of the Verrucomicrobium sp. GAS474 genome encodes:
- a CDS encoding AraC family transcriptional regulator, whose product MITQWPGEKPNYGPLPLDATWDEIYFLYDARTVPQLRKRGFFSDPRPVWPITNLEGVLATLEELRSLIRLPDPASVVDRIDRICERMILESLAPPPGRGDDGDTQAIVQIEAALRAHPEKDYDFDALARANGLSPSTLRRQWSALYALPPNQHLIKLRLAKARRLLVESDARIGEIAQRVGFADVLYFSRRFRLMTGLSASDYRKRYRLRPL is encoded by the coding sequence GTGATCACCCAATGGCCGGGCGAGAAACCGAACTACGGCCCCCTTCCCCTCGATGCCACCTGGGATGAGATCTACTTCCTCTACGACGCCCGAACCGTCCCGCAGCTTCGAAAGCGGGGTTTCTTCTCCGACCCCCGCCCCGTCTGGCCGATCACCAACCTCGAGGGTGTTCTGGCCACGCTTGAGGAACTCCGTTCCCTCATCCGTCTTCCCGACCCGGCAAGCGTCGTCGACCGGATCGATCGCATCTGCGAGCGGATGATCCTGGAGAGCTTGGCTCCTCCCCCGGGCCGGGGGGACGACGGAGACACCCAAGCCATTGTCCAAATCGAAGCTGCCTTGCGCGCCCATCCCGAGAAGGATTACGATTTCGACGCGTTGGCCCGGGCCAACGGCCTCTCCCCCTCAACCTTGCGTCGCCAGTGGAGCGCTCTTTACGCGCTTCCTCCGAACCAGCACCTCATCAAGCTCCGTCTGGCCAAGGCTCGGCGGCTTCTCGTCGAATCGGATGCGCGCATCGGGGAGATCGCTCAGCGGGTCGGCTTCGCCGACGTCCTCTATTTCTCTCGCCGCTTTCGTCTCATGACGGGTCTCTCCGCCTCCGATTACCGGAAGCGATATCGGCTACGGCCGCTTTAA